In one Sphingomonas sanguinis genomic region, the following are encoded:
- a CDS encoding Brp/Blh family beta-carotene 15,15'-dioxygenase, whose product MTRAPVIGWTMLAGAALAASAGSLPIQLGFAILAIGVLGMAHGASDLAIVAPGRRPLFLFLYVSVSLICLAWWTGYPEIALPLFLAASAIHFGVEDAPHGGLPERAARGISLVATPAILHREGYGDILAFAAGHDISTTVLFLLIGGGAVATALVLIMAIRRRDGRLLVGTGALLVLPPLIGFSIGFLVLHALPQTAQRRKEIGCVSHRAYFRAVGPVLLAALLIAAAVGAFFVDREGTGVRALFAGIAALAMPHLLVTPWFEGRAGRPVAYSCPAISGRAQHPQT is encoded by the coding sequence ATGACCCGCGCCCCGGTGATCGGCTGGACCATGTTGGCGGGGGCGGCGCTGGCCGCCTCCGCCGGTTCCTTGCCCATCCAGCTGGGCTTTGCGATCCTGGCCATCGGTGTCCTCGGCATGGCGCATGGCGCCAGCGATCTGGCGATCGTCGCGCCGGGCCGCCGTCCCCTGTTCCTGTTCCTATATGTCTCCGTGTCCCTGATCTGCCTGGCGTGGTGGACGGGATACCCTGAGATTGCATTGCCCCTGTTCCTGGCGGCCTCGGCCATTCATTTTGGGGTGGAGGATGCGCCCCATGGCGGTCTGCCGGAGCGGGCGGCGCGGGGCATCTCGCTGGTGGCGACGCCGGCGATCCTGCATCGCGAGGGTTATGGCGACATTCTCGCCTTTGCGGCAGGCCATGACATTTCGACGACCGTGCTTTTCCTGCTGATCGGTGGCGGAGCCGTTGCGACGGCGCTGGTCCTGATCATGGCGATACGGCGCCGCGACGGGCGCCTGCTGGTCGGCACCGGCGCCCTGTTGGTTCTGCCGCCGCTAATCGGTTTTTCGATCGGCTTTCTGGTTCTGCACGCCCTTCCGCAGACCGCTCAGCGGCGGAAAGAGATCGGCTGCGTCAGCCATCGCGCCTATTTCCGGGCGGTCGGCCCCGTCCTCCTGGCGGCCCTTCTCATCGCGGCGGCGGTGGGAGCATTTTTTGTCGATCGGGAGGGGACCGGCGTCCGCGCCCTGTTTGCCGGTATCGCGGCCTTGGCGATGCCCCATCTGCTTGTGACACCCTGGTTCGAGGGGCGGGCAGGCCGTCCCGTCGCATACTCTTGCCCCGCGATCAGCGGCCGGGCACAACATCCCCAAACATAA
- a CDS encoding bacteriorhodopsin yields the protein MDWMAFLIGFTIMSLASLAIYAKGSKTSPSLHHTLLHAAVPFIAATAYLAMAFGIGTLINIDGSVTYLARYADWSVTTPILLASLVLLAFHERGKTGEVGGYLTAIIVLDVLMIVTGLISSLALVPVLKWVWYLWSCAAFVGVLYLLWVPLRAMAAERGEALGTAYRKNVVFLTVIWFLYPIVFLVGPEGLKIISDPTSVWAILIMDVLAKVVYAFYAAANLKTALHDHRA from the coding sequence ATGGATTGGATGGCGTTCCTGATCGGCTTCACGATCATGTCTCTGGCCTCGCTGGCCATTTACGCAAAAGGCAGCAAGACGTCGCCGTCGCTGCATCACACATTGCTCCATGCCGCCGTGCCATTTATCGCCGCGACGGCCTATCTTGCCATGGCCTTTGGCATCGGCACGCTGATCAACATCGACGGATCGGTGACCTATCTGGCCCGTTACGCCGACTGGTCCGTCACGACGCCGATCCTGCTCGCCAGCCTGGTGCTGCTGGCCTTTCACGAGCGGGGCAAGACGGGGGAGGTCGGCGGCTATCTGACCGCGATCATCGTCCTCGACGTCCTTATGATCGTCACCGGCCTGATCTCGTCGCTGGCGCTCGTGCCCGTGCTGAAATGGGTATGGTATCTCTGGTCGTGCGCAGCCTTTGTCGGCGTGCTGTATCTGCTGTGGGTTCCGCTGCGCGCAATGGCGGCCGAACGAGGCGAAGCCCTGGGCACGGCCTATCGGAAAAACGTCGTGTTCCTGACCGTGATCTGGTTCCTGTACCCGATCGTCTTCCTGGTCGGGCCGGAAGGACTAAAGATCATCAGCGATCCGACGTCGGTTTGGGCGATCCTGATCATGGATGTGCTGGCGAAGGTCGTCTACGCCTTCTATGCGGCCGCCAATCTGAAGACGGCGCTGCACGACCATCGCGCCTGA
- the rpsD gene encoding 30S ribosomal protein S4 — MSKRQSAKYKLDRRMGENIWGRPKSPVNKREYGPGQHGQRRKGKMSDFGLQLRAKQKLKGYYGDVTEKQFKACYQEAARMKGDTSQNLIGLLEQRLDMIVYRAKFAPTIFAARQLVSHGHIRVNGVKCNIASRRCFVGDEISLGSKATEMALVMEAQQLAEREVPDYVTADGNTKVALTRIPTLDEVPYPVKMEPNLVVEFYSR; from the coding sequence ATGTCGAAGCGTCAGAGCGCAAAGTACAAGCTCGATCGCCGTATGGGCGAGAACATCTGGGGCCGCCCCAAGAGCCCCGTCAACAAGCGTGAATACGGCCCCGGCCAGCACGGTCAGCGTCGCAAGGGCAAGATGTCGGACTTCGGTCTGCAGCTGCGCGCCAAGCAGAAGCTGAAGGGCTATTATGGCGACGTGACCGAGAAGCAGTTCAAGGCCTGCTACCAGGAAGCCGCCCGCATGAAGGGCGATACCTCGCAGAACCTGATCGGCCTGCTCGAGCAGCGCCTGGACATGATCGTGTACCGCGCCAAGTTCGCGCCGACGATCTTCGCCGCGCGCCAGCTGGTCAGCCACGGCCACATCCGCGTCAACGGCGTGAAGTGCAACATCGCGTCGCGTCGCTGCTTCGTCGGCGACGAGATCTCGCTGGGTTCGAAGGCGACCGAAATGGCGCTGGTCATGGAAGCACAGCAGCTCGCCGAGCGTGAAGTGCCCGACTACGTCACCGCCGACGGCAACACCAAGGTCGCGCTGACCCGCATTCCGACCCTGGACGAGGTGCCCTATCCGGTGAAGATGGAACCGAACCTGGTCGTCGAATTCTATTCGCGCTAA
- a CDS encoding chorismate mutase → MTQILAGPDCTTMAEVRAGVDQLDRELVALLARRFAYMDAAARIKPTRDRVRDEDRKRQVIDQARAEAQRLGVPEAVVADIWEVLVEGSIAYELATFDRTRG, encoded by the coding sequence ATGACCCAGATTCTCGCCGGACCCGATTGCACCACCATGGCGGAGGTCCGCGCGGGCGTGGACCAGCTCGACCGCGAGTTGGTCGCCCTGCTCGCGCGCCGCTTCGCCTATATGGACGCCGCCGCCCGGATCAAACCGACCCGCGACCGCGTGCGCGACGAGGACCGCAAGCGCCAGGTGATCGACCAGGCCCGAGCCGAAGCGCAGCGCCTGGGCGTGCCCGAGGCGGTGGTGGCCGATATCTGGGAAGTGCTGGTCGAAGGTTCGATCGCCTATGAGCTGGCGACGTTCGACCGGACGCGGGGGTAA
- a CDS encoding RNA methyltransferase — protein MSQPQSQPPVIVLVRPQLGENIGKAARAMLNFGLVEMRLVTPRDGWPNPQAGPAASGADIVLEQAKVYESVADAVADCSQVYATTVRKRGVTKPVVTPEEAAREIHADAVGRAAFLFGPERSGLETDDVAIARKIVTVPINPEFGSLNLAQAVILIAYEWSKGIALAQPPEVELPEVAPQGELDGMIGQLEDMLENAGFFFPPDRTPASKRTLRTLLTKPGWSSQEVRTLRGVLSTLARPRQR, from the coding sequence TTGTCCCAGCCCCAATCCCAGCCCCCCGTCATCGTCCTGGTCCGCCCGCAGCTTGGCGAGAATATCGGCAAGGCCGCGCGTGCCATGCTGAATTTCGGGCTGGTCGAGATGCGCCTCGTCACCCCGCGCGACGGCTGGCCCAATCCGCAGGCGGGACCGGCGGCGTCGGGCGCCGACATCGTGCTGGAACAGGCCAAGGTCTATGAGAGCGTCGCCGATGCGGTCGCCGACTGTTCGCAGGTCTATGCCACCACCGTCCGCAAGCGCGGCGTGACCAAGCCGGTCGTCACCCCGGAAGAGGCGGCGCGCGAAATCCATGCCGACGCTGTGGGCCGCGCGGCCTTCCTGTTCGGGCCGGAGCGCTCGGGGCTGGAAACCGACGATGTGGCCATCGCGCGCAAGATCGTCACCGTGCCGATCAACCCCGAATTCGGCAGCCTGAACCTGGCGCAGGCGGTGATCCTGATCGCCTATGAATGGTCGAAGGGGATCGCACTGGCCCAGCCGCCCGAAGTCGAACTGCCCGAAGTCGCGCCGCAGGGCGAACTGGACGGCATGATCGGTCAGCTGGAGGATATGCTGGAGAATGCGGGCTTCTTTTTCCCGCCCGACCGGACGCCTGCGAGCAAGCGCACCCTGCGCACCCTGCTGACGAAGCCCGGCTGGTCGAGCCAGGAAGTGCGGACGCTGCGCGGCGTGCTGTCGACGCTGGCGCGGCCGCGTCAGCGATAA
- a CDS encoding GIY-YIG nuclease family protein: MAFYCYILRCSDGSYYTGHTENLEHRIAQHQTGDVPCYTQTRRPIELAWSQDFPTRHEALAAERQIKGWPRAKKTALIATDWTALKEAAIPRAERALRLRSGRTED; encoded by the coding sequence ATGGCCTTCTATTGCTACATCCTCCGCTGCTCCGACGGCAGCTATTACACCGGCCACACCGAAAACCTCGAACACCGCATCGCCCAGCATCAGACCGGCGACGTCCCCTGCTACACCCAGACCCGCCGCCCGATCGAACTGGCGTGGTCGCAGGACTTCCCAACGCGCCACGAAGCCCTCGCTGCCGAACGCCAGATCAAGGGTTGGCCTCGCGCCAAGAAGACCGCCCTGATCGCAACCGACTGGACGGCGCTAAAAGAAGCCGCGATACCCCGCGCCGAACGTGCCCTTCGACTTCGCTCAGGGCGAACGGAAGATTGA
- the nrdR gene encoding transcriptional regulator NrdR — protein MRCPFCGHEDSQVKDSRPTEDGAAIRRRRQCEGCGARFTTFERIQLRELFVLKSEDRREPFDREKLLRSISIATRKRPIDPVRVEKLVSGIQRQLETSGEGEVSSKRIGEMVMEGLKGLDSVAYIRFASVYREFGEARDFEAFAGTVEEVAPRGE, from the coding sequence ATGCGCTGCCCCTTTTGTGGCCATGAAGACAGTCAGGTAAAGGATAGCCGCCCCACCGAAGATGGGGCGGCGATCCGCCGCCGCCGCCAGTGCGAAGGCTGCGGCGCGCGCTTCACCACGTTCGAGCGCATCCAGCTGCGCGAGCTGTTCGTGTTGAAGAGCGAGGACCGGCGCGAACCGTTCGACCGGGAAAAGCTGCTCCGCTCGATTTCCATCGCGACGCGCAAGCGGCCGATCGATCCGGTGCGGGTGGAGAAGCTCGTCTCCGGAATCCAGCGCCAGCTAGAGACGAGCGGCGAGGGCGAGGTGTCGTCCAAGCGGATCGGCGAGATGGTGATGGAGGGGCTGAAGGGCCTCGACTCGGTGGCGTATATCCGGTTCGCGAGCGTGTACCGCGAGTTCGGCGAGGCCAGGGATTTCGAGGCGTTCGCCGGGACGGTGGAAGAAGTGGCTCCTCGGGGGGAGTGA
- the glyA gene encoding serine hydroxymethyltransferase has product MSTLNDVQPAGFFTRTLADADPAVFAGVAHELEREQTQIELIASENIVSKAVMEAQGSVFTNKYAEGYPGKRYYQGCAPSDEVEQLAIDRAKQIFGCDFVNVQPHSGAQANGAVMLALAKPGDTIMGLSLDAGGHLTHGAKAALSGKWFNAVQYGVDPETHLIDYDEVARIARESQPKIIIAGGSAYPRVIDFAKFRAIADEVGAYFMVDMAHFAGIVAGGLHPTPFGHAHVVTTTTHKTLRGPRGGMIMTNDEAIAKKINSAVFPGLQGGPLMHVIAAKAVAFGEALQPEFKTYIAAVVENARVLAATLKTRGANLVAGGTDTHLALVDLTPLGITGRDADEALERAGITCNKNGIPNDPLPPMKTSGIRVGSPAGTTRGFGPAEFEQIGHMVADVLDGLKAKGEHGDPEVEANVRTRVRELCARFPIYQG; this is encoded by the coding sequence ATGAGCACGCTTAACGACGTCCAGCCCGCCGGTTTCTTCACCCGCACCCTCGCCGATGCCGACCCCGCCGTCTTCGCCGGTGTCGCGCACGAGCTGGAACGCGAGCAGACCCAGATCGAGTTGATCGCCTCCGAGAACATCGTCTCCAAGGCGGTGATGGAAGCGCAAGGGTCCGTCTTCACCAACAAGTATGCCGAGGGCTATCCGGGCAAGCGCTATTATCAGGGCTGCGCGCCGTCGGACGAGGTCGAGCAGCTGGCGATCGACCGTGCCAAGCAGATTTTCGGCTGCGACTTCGTCAACGTCCAGCCGCATTCGGGCGCGCAGGCGAACGGCGCTGTCATGCTGGCGCTGGCCAAGCCCGGCGACACGATCATGGGCCTGTCGCTCGACGCCGGTGGCCATCTGACGCACGGTGCCAAGGCGGCGCTGTCGGGCAAGTGGTTCAACGCGGTCCAGTATGGCGTCGATCCCGAGACGCACCTGATCGATTATGACGAGGTCGCCCGGATCGCGCGCGAGAGCCAGCCCAAGATCATCATCGCGGGTGGCTCGGCCTATCCGCGCGTCATCGACTTCGCCAAGTTCCGCGCCATCGCGGACGAGGTCGGCGCCTATTTCATGGTCGACATGGCGCACTTCGCGGGCATCGTCGCGGGCGGTTTGCACCCGACCCCGTTCGGCCATGCGCATGTCGTGACCACCACCACGCACAAGACGCTGCGAGGTCCTCGCGGCGGCATGATCATGACCAATGACGAGGCGATCGCGAAGAAGATCAACTCGGCGGTCTTCCCCGGTCTTCAGGGCGGTCCGCTGATGCACGTTATCGCCGCCAAGGCGGTCGCGTTCGGCGAAGCGCTCCAGCCGGAGTTCAAGACCTATATCGCGGCGGTCGTGGAGAATGCCCGCGTGCTGGCGGCGACGCTGAAGACGCGCGGGGCGAATCTGGTCGCGGGCGGCACCGACACGCATCTGGCGCTGGTCGACCTGACCCCGCTGGGCATCACCGGCCGCGACGCCGACGAGGCGCTGGAGCGGGCCGGCATCACCTGCAACAAGAACGGCATCCCCAACGATCCGCTCCCCCCGATGAAGACCAGCGGCATCCGCGTCGGCTCGCCCGCTGGGACCACGCGCGGTTTCGGTCCGGCCGAGTTCGAACAGATCGGCCATATGGTCGCCGATGTGCTCGACGGTCTGAAGGCCAAGGGCGAGCATGGGGATCCTGAGGTCGAGGCGAACGTTCGGACCCGTGTGCGCGAGCTTTGCGCGCGCTTTCCGATCTACCAGGGATAA
- the rpiB gene encoding ribose 5-phosphate isomerase B yields the protein MRIAIASDHAAVSLKVVLADWLREQGHEVLDLGTDGTASVDYPDFGRAIGEALADGRAERGVALCGSGIGISIAANRNPACRCALVSEPLSAALARQHNDANAIAMGARVIGEEMAKACLEAFLSTPFEGGRHQRRVDMLSTAPAQN from the coding sequence ATGCGCATCGCGATCGCATCCGATCATGCCGCCGTCTCGTTGAAGGTCGTGCTGGCGGACTGGCTGCGCGAACAGGGTCATGAGGTACTGGACCTGGGGACCGACGGGACCGCCAGCGTCGACTATCCCGATTTCGGCCGCGCGATCGGCGAAGCGCTGGCCGATGGGCGCGCCGAACGCGGCGTCGCGCTGTGCGGATCGGGCATCGGTATCTCGATCGCGGCTAACCGCAACCCCGCCTGCCGCTGCGCGCTCGTGTCCGAGCCGCTGTCGGCCGCGCTCGCCCGTCAGCATAACGACGCCAACGCCATCGCTATGGGCGCGCGCGTCATCGGCGAGGAAATGGCCAAGGCCTGCCTCGAAGCCTTTCTGTCCACCCCGTTCGAGGGCGGACGTCATCAGCGCCGTGTCGACATGCTGTCCACTGCGCCCGCCCAGAATTGA
- a CDS encoding Uma2 family endonuclease, translated as MNQLARLSPDTRARFTSAEFLHMVESGAFEGMKVELIEGELERMNPPMNGHSAAQAHVVFYLAQKMGPALVRGETGLMLNDSTVVACDAALLRAPVAENRFLTPADLLLVVEIAQTTQARDLGLKRMLYARADIPTYWAIDGTRRIIHVHAEPVDGEYTSVRTVRFGEALPVPGSDAAITLD; from the coding sequence GTGAACCAACTGGCCCGCCTCTCCCCGGACACCCGCGCCCGCTTCACCAGCGCAGAATTCCTGCACATGGTCGAAAGCGGGGCGTTCGAGGGCATGAAGGTCGAACTGATCGAGGGGGAGCTGGAACGGATGAACCCGCCAATGAACGGTCATTCCGCGGCTCAAGCCCATGTCGTCTTCTATCTTGCCCAAAAGATGGGACCAGCCCTGGTCCGTGGCGAAACGGGCCTGATGCTGAACGACTCGACCGTCGTGGCGTGCGACGCAGCCCTGCTCCGCGCGCCCGTCGCCGAAAATCGCTTCCTCACCCCGGCGGACCTGTTGCTGGTGGTCGAGATCGCGCAGACGACGCAAGCGCGCGATCTGGGGCTGAAGCGGATGCTCTATGCGCGCGCCGACATCCCCACTTACTGGGCGATCGACGGCACACGCCGCATCATCCATGTCCATGCCGAACCGGTGGACGGGGAATATACCAGCGTCCGCACCGTGCGGTTCGGCGAAGCCTTGCCGGTGCCGGGGAGCGATGCGGCGATCACGCTCGACTGA
- a CDS encoding enoyl-CoA hydratase/isomerase family protein — translation MTIEIHHDGPVAILTLRNPPNNHLGLGTILQLAEAFDAADSDPAIRAILLRSEGRVFCAGADLVNANPVADPLPPGERSPFYMAAARLFGVATPVVAAVQGAAVGAGLGLALVADFRIATPEARFVANFVQLGLHPGFGISAVLERVIGRQRASMMLLTGRRIRGEEAEGWGLVDQLVSADMLEATALALAHEIAGTAPLAVASTRRTLRGDLRALVEAATDHELAEQAILMRTEDFAEGVRAVTERRPGRFQGR, via the coding sequence ATGACCATCGAAATCCATCATGACGGCCCTGTCGCCATCCTGACGCTACGGAATCCGCCAAATAATCATCTTGGACTGGGAACCATTTTGCAATTGGCGGAAGCGTTCGACGCTGCGGATTCGGACCCGGCGATTCGCGCCATCCTGCTTCGATCAGAAGGTCGGGTATTTTGCGCGGGCGCGGACCTGGTGAACGCGAACCCGGTCGCCGATCCGTTGCCGCCGGGCGAGCGCAGCCCCTTTTACATGGCGGCGGCGCGGCTGTTCGGGGTGGCGACGCCCGTGGTCGCGGCGGTGCAGGGGGCGGCGGTCGGCGCGGGGCTGGGGCTGGCGCTGGTCGCTGACTTCCGCATCGCGACACCCGAGGCGCGGTTCGTGGCGAATTTCGTCCAGCTCGGGCTGCATCCGGGCTTCGGCATCTCGGCGGTGCTGGAGCGGGTGATCGGCCGCCAGCGGGCGTCAATGATGCTGCTGACCGGGCGGCGCATCCGGGGCGAGGAGGCGGAGGGCTGGGGGCTGGTCGACCAGCTGGTGTCGGCGGACATGCTGGAGGCGACCGCGCTGGCGCTGGCGCACGAGATCGCGGGCACCGCGCCGCTCGCGGTGGCGTCGACCCGGCGGACGTTGCGGGGGGATTTGCGCGCTCTGGTCGAGGCGGCGACCGATCATGAACTGGCCGAACAGGCGATATTGATGCGCACCGAGGATTTCGCCGAAGGCGTGCGCGCCGTTACCGAGCGGCGTCCGGGGCGCTTTCAGGGGCGCTGA
- a CDS encoding SDR family NAD(P)-dependent oxidoreductase gives MPDTILITGASAGLGADFARALAKKPVTLVLTARRTDRLAALAQELGARPDVEVHVVSADLGRPEGVKALLDGIADRGLVVDTLINNAGFGALGDFADSDLATQMGMIDLNVRALVTLTHAVLPPMLARGRGRVLNVASTAAFQPGPYMAVYYASKAFVLHFSEALHEEVRARGVTVTALCPGPTKTEFADVAGMAETPLFERFASGSEQVVRDGLAALERGDAVMVSGLLNRLTAASTRVAPRGVLRRAVAKLQGGRR, from the coding sequence ATGCCCGACACCATCCTGATTACCGGCGCCTCGGCCGGCCTGGGCGCGGATTTCGCGCGGGCGCTGGCGAAGAAACCCGTGACGCTGGTGCTGACCGCCAGGCGGACCGACCGGCTGGCAGCGCTGGCGCAAGAACTGGGCGCGCGGCCGGATGTCGAGGTGCATGTCGTTTCCGCCGATCTGGGACGGCCCGAAGGGGTGAAGGCGCTGCTCGACGGGATCGCCGACCGGGGACTGGTGGTGGATACGCTCATCAACAATGCCGGGTTCGGCGCGCTGGGCGACTTTGCCGACAGCGATCTGGCGACGCAGATGGGGATGATCGATCTCAACGTCCGGGCCTTGGTGACGCTGACCCATGCCGTCCTGCCGCCTATGCTGGCGCGCGGGCGGGGGCGCGTGCTGAACGTCGCGTCGACCGCCGCCTTTCAGCCGGGGCCGTATATGGCGGTCTATTATGCCAGCAAGGCGTTCGTGCTGCACTTTTCGGAGGCGCTGCACGAAGAGGTACGCGCACGCGGCGTGACGGTGACCGCGCTGTGTCCGGGGCCGACGAAGACCGAGTTCGCCGATGTCGCGGGCATGGCCGAAACGCCGCTGTTCGAGCGCTTCGCTTCTGGGTCGGAACAGGTGGTGCGCGATGGCCTCGCCGCGCTGGAGCGGGGGGACGCGGTGATGGTGTCGGGGCTGCTCAACCGGCTGACCGCCGCCAGCACGCGGGTCGCGCCGCGCGGAGTGCTACGGCGGGCGGTCGCCAAATTGCAGGGTGGGCGGAGGTGA
- the rarD gene encoding EamA family transporter RarD: MTTDHNARTGLLLGIGAYISWGILPLYLKLLKGVPALQVLAHRILWSLLLLAIVVQVARRGKAIIAAARGRTLLLLCASAALIAVNWLIYIWSVQNNHVLEASLGYFINPLVNVVLGVTLLGERIRRGQAIAVGVAAMGVAVLAIHGGGAIGISLALALSFGFYGFVRKIAAIDALGGLTVETLLLAAPALFVLFQASGHGTAAFGVDRHLDMLLILAGAVTAAPLLMFAAAARRMRYATLGLLQYMSPTLQFAQAVLLFGEPLKPVHIVTFALIWTGCALYAFDSVRGSRTPVTAE, translated from the coding sequence ATGACGACCGATCATAATGCGCGCACCGGCCTGTTGCTGGGCATCGGCGCCTATATCAGCTGGGGTATATTGCCCCTCTATCTCAAGCTGTTGAAGGGTGTGCCCGCGCTTCAGGTGCTGGCGCATCGCATCCTGTGGTCGCTGCTGTTGCTGGCGATCGTCGTGCAGGTCGCGCGGCGGGGCAAGGCGATCATCGCGGCGGCGCGGGGGCGTACCCTGTTGCTGCTCTGCGCCAGCGCGGCGCTCATCGCGGTCAACTGGCTGATCTATATCTGGTCGGTCCAGAACAACCATGTGCTCGAAGCCAGCCTGGGCTATTTCATCAACCCGCTGGTCAATGTCGTGCTGGGCGTCACCCTGCTTGGCGAACGGATCCGGCGGGGGCAGGCGATTGCGGTCGGCGTCGCCGCAATGGGCGTGGCGGTGCTGGCGATCCATGGCGGCGGCGCGATCGGCATCTCGCTCGCGCTGGCGCTTTCCTTCGGTTTCTACGGCTTCGTGCGCAAGATCGCGGCGATCGATGCACTGGGCGGGCTGACGGTCGAGACGCTGCTGCTCGCCGCGCCTGCGCTGTTCGTGCTGTTCCAGGCGAGCGGCCACGGGACGGCGGCGTTCGGGGTGGATCGGCATCTCGACATGCTGCTGATCCTGGCGGGCGCGGTGACGGCGGCGCCGCTATTGATGTTCGCGGCGGCGGCACGGCGGATGCGCTACGCCACGCTCGGGCTGCTGCAATATATGTCCCCGACCCTGCAATTCGCGCAGGCCGTGCTGCTGTTCGGCGAGCCGTTGAAGCCGGTGCACATCGTCACCTTTGCGCTGATCTGGACGGGGTGTGCGCTTTACGCCTTCGATAGCGTACGGGGGAGCCGGACGCCGGTGACGGCGGAATAG
- a CDS encoding dihydrolipoamide acetyltransferase family protein, with translation MARFTFRLPDIGEGISEAEIVAWHVKLGDRVEEDQSVADMMTDKATVEMESPVSGTVVELAGEVGDQVPIGSALMVIETDAVEEAASPATEESVLEAENPGVEEAPTPSPLVGEGRGEGAPQATSPVATPHPDPLPQGEREQEKKVLASPAVRARAQDLGVDLASVKPAEGDRVRHSDLDAFLRYGSGQGYTPARAPRADEAVRVIGMRRRIAENMAASKRSIPHFTYVEEIDVTALEETRAQLNAGRGSRPKLTMLPLLIVAICKTLPDFPMLNARYDDEAGVVNRSGAVHMGMATQTPAGLMVPVIRNAESRNVWQLATEIGRLAEAARAGSIASTDMGGGTITLTSLGPLGGIATTPVINRPEVAIIGPNRIVERPVFRSDGRGGETIARAKLMNLSISCDHRVVDGYDAASYVQALKRLLETPVMLFAD, from the coding sequence ATGGCTCGTTTCACCTTCCGCCTGCCCGACATCGGCGAAGGCATCTCCGAGGCCGAGATCGTCGCCTGGCACGTCAAGCTCGGCGACCGGGTCGAGGAGGACCAGTCGGTCGCCGACATGATGACCGACAAGGCGACCGTCGAGATGGAATCGCCGGTGTCGGGCACCGTCGTCGAACTGGCGGGCGAGGTCGGCGATCAGGTGCCGATCGGATCAGCGCTGATGGTGATCGAGACCGATGCGGTGGAGGAAGCCGCGTCGCCTGCGACCGAGGAATCGGTGCTGGAGGCGGAAAATCCCGGCGTCGAAGAAGCGCCAACTCCCTCTCCCCTTGTGGGAGAGGGGCGGGGTGAGGGGGCGCCGCAAGCGACGTCCCCCGTGGCCACCCCTCACCCCGACCCTCTCCCACAAGGGGAGAGGGAGCAGGAGAAGAAGGTGTTGGCCTCGCCCGCCGTCCGGGCCCGCGCACAGGACCTGGGCGTCGACCTTGCCAGCGTGAAGCCCGCCGAGGGCGACCGGGTGCGCCATTCGGACCTCGACGCCTTCCTGCGCTATGGCTCGGGCCAGGGCTATACCCCCGCCCGTGCCCCCCGCGCCGACGAAGCCGTGCGCGTCATCGGCATGCGCCGCCGGATCGCCGAGAACATGGCCGCCTCCAAGCGTTCCATCCCGCACTTCACCTATGTCGAGGAAATCGACGTCACCGCGCTGGAGGAGACGCGTGCGCAGCTGAACGCAGGGCGGGGCAGCCGGCCCAAGCTGACGATGCTGCCGCTCCTCATCGTCGCGATCTGCAAGACGCTGCCCGACTTCCCGATGCTCAACGCGCGTTATGACGACGAGGCGGGCGTGGTGAACCGTTCGGGCGCGGTGCATATGGGCATGGCGACGCAGACCCCCGCCGGGCTGATGGTCCCCGTCATCCGCAATGCCGAGAGCCGCAATGTCTGGCAGCTGGCGACGGAGATCGGCCGCCTTGCCGAGGCCGCGCGTGCAGGCAGCATCGCCAGCACCGACATGGGTGGCGGCACGATCACCCTGACCTCGCTGGGGCCGCTGGGCGGTATTGCGACGACCCCGGTCATCAACCGGCCCGAGGTGGCGATCATCGGCCCGAATCGTATCGTCGAGCGGCCGGTCTTCCGCTCCGACGGGCGCGGTGGCGAGACGATCGCGCGGGCCAAGCTGATGAACCTGTCGATCAGCTGCGACCACCGGGTCGTCGATGGTTATGACGCGGCAAGCTATGTCCAGGCGCTGAAGCGGTTGCTGGAGACGCCGGTGATGCTGTTCGCGGATTGA